A stretch of DNA from Bacillota bacterium:
GATGATTGTCCAGGAGCCCCATCCGAAACACTAGGAGGAACCGGGGAACGAGTATGATCTGCGGTGGGATGAACATCGTCGAAATGGAAATCCAAAAGAGTGTCTCGCGACCGCGAAACTTCAGCCTGGCAAAGGCGTAGGCTGCCAGAGCGCTCGTGATCACGACCAGAGCCACAGTGACAATCGCGACGTAAACGCTATTGACAAGGGCGAGGCTGATCTTGACGGACCTGTTGGTTGTCAGAACCGTAATGTAATTCTCGAGCGTCAACGGCTTTGGAATCCAGCGGATCGGGTACTCGATGCTCATCGAGTTCGGCTTGAACGAGGTCGACACCGACCAGAGGATCGGGCTCGCCCAAGCTACCGCCGCGACGACAAGAAGGCCGAACATGATTGTGCCCAACAGTCCTCGCACAGTATCTCACTCTCCTGCTACCTGATTCTACACATTCCCACTACCGCTGCATCAGCCGGAACTGAGTCACCGTGATCCCCATCAGGATCAGAAACAGAATCCACGCCATGGCCGACGCTTCACCGAGCCTGAAAAACTGGAACCCGCTGTCGTAAATGTGCTGCAACACAACCCGGGTGCTGTTCGCGGGGCCGCCGCCGGTGATCAGGAGCACCTGCCCAAATACCTGGAAGCCTGCGATAACTTGTGTCACCGTGACGAAAAGCATAGTGGGTTTCAGACAGGGGATTGTAATGTACCGGAACGACTGGAGTGAGTTTGCGCCATCGATAGCCGCTGCCTCATAGTACTCCTGGGGAATATCCTGGAGCGCGGCTAAGAAGGGGAGGTATACGCCGCCAAGGCCCCACCACAAGCTGACGAAAATGATGACACCGAGCGCGGAAGTGGGGTGGCTCAACCATTCCTGCGGTGGCAGGCCAAGCTTCATGAAGTAGTAGTTGATAATCCCTACCCGCGAGTCGAACATCCAAAGGAACATGAGTGACATCGCTGCTACGTTGATCACGAAGGGCATGGCAAAGACCGAACGGAAAACGATCCGTCCCGGAATGTCACTGTTCATGACCAGCGCAATGATGAAACCCACCACCACAAAGACGGGAACCCCGAATACGACGTACTTCACGGTGTTGGTGAGTGACTTAACAAATAGATTCTGGGGGTCGAAAATCGCCTCGAAATTCGCGAGGCCGATGAACCGGCTGCTTTCGGCGATCAGGTCGTAGTCAGAGAAAGCGATGACCATCCCCTGGATGATCGGGTAGACCGTAAATACTATGAAAAAAGCTAGGTAAGGCGCAATGAACAGAAAGGGAACCAGGGGGCTGTCATCGCTCACCCATCTAGCGTATTTCATCTTGACGGGCCAACTTACCGTCGATGGCTTCACCGCCATCGGCCGGCACCTCCCCCCGACTCCGGTACTCACCGAGATCGCCGTTCGTGAGGTTGTTATGACGCTAGGCGGACCGGGCCTCGCCCCCTACGTACCCAATTGGCGAG
This window harbors:
- a CDS encoding sugar ABC transporter permease, producing MAVKPSTVSWPVKMKYARWVSDDSPLVPFLFIAPYLAFFIVFTVYPIIQGMVIAFSDYDLIAESSRFIGLANFEAIFDPQNLFVKSLTNTVKYVVFGVPVFVVVGFIIALVMNSDIPGRIVFRSVFAMPFVINVAAMSLMFLWMFDSRVGIINYYFMKLGLPPQEWLSHPTSALGVIIFVSLWWGLGGVYLPFLAALQDIPQEYYEAAAIDGANSLQSFRYITIPCLKPTMLFVTVTQVIAGFQVFGQVLLITGGGPANSTRVVLQHIYDSGFQFFRLGEASAMAWILFLILMGITVTQFRLMQR
- a CDS encoding carbohydrate ABC transporter permease; protein product: MRGLLGTIMFGLLVVAAVAWASPILWSVSTSFKPNSMSIEYPIRWIPKPLTLENYITVLTTNRSVKISLALVNSVYVAIVTVALVVITSALAAYAFARLKFRGRETLFWISISTMFIPPQIILVPRFLLVFRMGLLDNHLALILPSAASAFGVFYLRQFFLSIPHELEDAARIDGCNRFDVFWRIVVPLSKPGVATLALFTFLASWNDFMWPLIVLNSQEKMTVPVALA